In Perca fluviatilis chromosome 11, GENO_Pfluv_1.0, whole genome shotgun sequence, the following proteins share a genomic window:
- the LOC120568280 gene encoding cytochrome c oxidase assembly factor 1 homolog, giving the protein MQGKEAKMRVSTSHLQQLAIFTTVLTGGGIGTMYYLQQKKFAESDYHRLALQKLEACPVAMESLGAPPLKVHNIHLSDRNNRIDQRTAQIKIPVTGSQTGGYLYTSSVRDPDTNRWSLKQAVLKLKEGQIIDLLNPPPPAAAQTQAHTQGEDMDHWH; this is encoded by the exons ATGCAAG GGAAGGAAGCGAAGATGAGGGTGTCCACCAGTCATCTCCAGCAGCTCGCCATCTTCACAACCGTGCTGACCGGGGGTGGGATCGGCACCATGTACTATCTGCAGCAGA AGAAGTTTGCTGAGTCAGACTACCACAGACTGGCTCTGCAGAAACTGGAGGCATGTCCAGTTGCCATGGAAAGCCTGGGCGCCCCGCCTTTAAAAGTCCACAACATCCATCTGAGTGACAGAAACAACCGCATAGATCAGCGCACTGCACAG ATAAAGATCCCTGTGACTGGTTCACAAACTGGAGGTTATCTGTATACGTCTTCAGTCAGAGACCCTGACACCAACAG GTGGAGTCTGAAACAGGCAGTTCTGAAGCTCAAGGAAGGGCAGATCATCGACCTGCTGAATCCTCCTCCGCCTGCTGCAGCACAGACCCAGGCGCACACACAGGGGGAAGACATGGACCACTGGCACTGA